In Cyanobium sp. WAJ14-Wanaka, a single genomic region encodes these proteins:
- a CDS encoding FkbM family methyltransferase → MRELISTCVPTTAFSKTENVPVEFGEFGSIVFPLYNFGNLDSLALFGIDELILFSFYLCNKTRYQNVLDIGANIGLHSIVMSKIGWNVIAFEPDPLHCEVFMRNMVLNKATNVEIVSKAVYDKNSNLSFVRVEGNTTGSHIQGMKKDPYGKLSELQVDCVDIADHLNNIDFIKLDAEGAEFSILSRIPSEYFKTLDIMAEISTDTNAQLLFDYMKSTQTFNIFSQKSGWKKVKYLSDLPTSHRGGSVFITSKDSVPFH, encoded by the coding sequence TTGCGTGAACTAATCAGTACTTGTGTTCCTACCACCGCCTTCTCCAAAACTGAAAATGTACCAGTTGAATTTGGTGAGTTCGGATCAATTGTATTTCCGCTCTATAATTTTGGCAATCTAGACTCGCTGGCACTTTTTGGCATCGACGAGTTGATTCTTTTTTCATTTTATCTCTGCAATAAGACACGCTATCAGAATGTATTAGACATTGGTGCTAATATAGGTTTGCACTCCATTGTCATGAGTAAGATAGGTTGGAATGTCATCGCATTTGAACCAGACCCTCTACATTGTGAAGTATTTATGCGTAACATGGTTCTTAACAAGGCTACTAATGTTGAGATTGTTTCTAAGGCTGTTTACGATAAGAATTCTAATCTATCCTTTGTGCGTGTTGAAGGTAATACAACTGGAAGTCACATTCAAGGTATGAAGAAAGACCCTTACGGTAAACTTTCTGAATTACAGGTTGATTGTGTAGATATTGCCGATCACCTCAACAACATCGATTTTATTAAGCTTGACGCCGAAGGAGCCGAATTCAGCATCCTCTCACGTATTCCTTCAGAATATTTCAAAACTCTCGATATTATGGCGGAAATTAGTACTGATACAAACGCTCAGCTCTTGTTTGATTACATGAAAAGTACTCAAACTTTTAATATTTTTTCTCAAAAAAGTGGCTGGAAAAAGGTAAAATACCTGTCAGATCTTCCCACTTCGCACAGAGGAGGTTCAGTTTTCATTACTTCCAAAGATTCTGTTCCATTCCATTAA
- a CDS encoding aldo/keto reductase: protein MNRSPLSWIGGLPFGRDLCINDTYEILTSLTPSSTYVIDVADIYSAGNSLKILLELLPDLPSNILLSLKLGLEVVFYDGQFSVRPRYWKESELFNTFSSYLEKFPASRLHSFQLHTIPEDISSIDNAISCCFAMQRIFPDIFLGISNIEAYEYLQIQRISNNLFSFIQIHANILEQRLLSDFSSIESVSQPLFYVANRIQARGIINTQSKVFEDLSSRFNTSLRVKNSFTSHKQMMLDILKNLANKYDLSLLEIAYLYILSHPLPISPIHGGRSLAQLHESLSVSQTYSKVQLLRLQSLLAEYELQTRQFANIYPMLAFER from the coding sequence TTGAATCGTAGCCCTTTAAGCTGGATTGGTGGGTTACCCTTTGGACGTGATCTTTGTATCAATGATACTTACGAGATTCTTACTTCCTTAACCCCATCTTCTACATATGTTATTGACGTTGCTGACATCTATTCAGCTGGAAATTCTCTAAAGATCTTGCTTGAACTTTTACCAGATCTTCCGTCAAATATACTCCTAAGTCTTAAACTTGGCTTGGAGGTCGTTTTTTATGACGGTCAGTTCTCCGTTCGGCCACGTTATTGGAAGGAATCGGAACTATTTAATACCTTCTCTAGCTATCTTGAGAAGTTTCCTGCTAGCCGTCTTCACTCTTTTCAGCTACATACTATTCCTGAAGATATTTCATCTATTGATAATGCGATTAGCTGTTGTTTTGCTATGCAACGTATTTTTCCCGACATATTTCTGGGTATTTCTAACATTGAGGCTTATGAATATTTGCAAATTCAACGAATATCAAATAATCTTTTTTCTTTCATCCAGATCCATGCAAATATTCTTGAGCAGCGCCTTCTGTCAGACTTTTCATCTATTGAATCAGTCTCTCAACCCTTATTTTATGTTGCCAACCGGATCCAGGCAAGAGGTATTATTAATACACAATCTAAAGTATTTGAGGATTTATCCAGTCGTTTCAATACTAGCTTGCGTGTGAAAAATAGTTTCACATCACATAAGCAAATGATGCTTGACATTCTCAAGAATCTCGCTAATAAGTATGATTTGTCTTTGCTTGAGATTGCCTATCTCTATATTCTTTCTCACCCGTTACCAATTTCCCCCATCCACGGTGGTCGTTCTCTAGCGCAACTACATGAATCCCTTTCCGTATCTCAAACCTATAGTAAAGTTCAGTTACTGCGACTTCAGAGCCTCCTTGCTGAATACGAGCTGCAGACCCGTCAATTTGCTAATATTTATCCTATGCTAGCTTTTGAAAGGTAG
- a CDS encoding SDR family oxidoreductase codes for MTHLVFGGSSGIGSAVISELLTDSVDIVNIDLNPHPSIFLADNWVGDLTDDVFLLDILSRIDQLSTISSVLWSVRFRHHIQNSSVNLLNEAFNVELFPLVNLIESLHDRIITESPSFAIVSSIASSYVSAQHFSYNIIKSSLESFVRSCAVKYGEASSARFNIISPGVVFIPGRSDQIPLTDQKVALQRSSIPRQSPVHVSELAKLIVFILSSQSSSLNGANIIADGGESLLDQYFVAQRVLNFSS; via the coding sequence ATGACACACTTAGTTTTCGGTGGTAGTTCTGGAATTGGTAGCGCTGTTATTTCTGAGCTCCTCACTGACAGTGTTGATATTGTAAATATAGATCTTAATCCTCATCCTTCTATATTCCTAGCTGATAATTGGGTCGGGGACCTTACTGATGATGTTTTTCTGCTTGATATCCTTTCTCGCATTGATCAGCTTTCCACCATTTCCTCTGTCTTGTGGTCGGTTCGTTTTAGACATCACATTCAGAACTCTTCTGTAAATCTCCTCAACGAAGCTTTTAATGTGGAGCTATTCCCACTAGTAAACCTTATTGAATCACTGCATGATCGAATCATTACTGAATCACCAAGTTTTGCAATTGTCTCATCAATCGCCTCTAGTTATGTTTCTGCCCAGCATTTCTCATATAATATTATCAAGTCTTCCTTGGAGTCTTTTGTTCGCTCTTGCGCTGTCAAATATGGAGAAGCCTCCTCTGCACGATTTAATATCATTTCACCCGGTGTAGTATTCATACCAGGACGGTCAGACCAAATCCCGCTTACTGATCAGAAAGTAGCCCTTCAGCGTTCATCAATACCTCGTCAATCTCCAGTTCACGTCTCTGAGTTAGCCAAGCTAATTGTATTTATCCTCTCCTCTCAATCCTCTTCCTTAAACGGTGCTAACATAATTGCTGATGGAGGCGAATCACTTCTTGACCAGTATTTTGTAGCTCAACGAGTTTTGAACTTTTCATCATGA
- a CDS encoding DegT/DnrJ/EryC1/StrS family aminotransferase, with translation MTQLGWFHTSITDLTRRLVSEALSKNYVTSGPHTRTLEKELATILGVPTCLYTNSGTSALSIALFASGVKSDSLVATSGIGWVATPQAIQLTGAKPHIFDVLEDLPILDCSKIIQKYDVLLPVNYNGRHPNLSPYIDKYPNTVVIEDSCKSLFSTSPITNRPSGTSGSFGCYSLGMISALPGAYGGIVVSNRPDDYDKLSVIKWHGVRYVDGIEQYHSRSYNFKSSNLHAAFALGMLDSYQERLARLRSIYQMYLVGLNGLENVRLLPSDLSAGEVPLLIDLFTPFRSKYIAALNASGIPTCNYHNSLSHLPDVHAPHLVNSELFANGVFHPPCGPDQDLSTIEQAISIIRSLG, from the coding sequence ATGACACAACTTGGGTGGTTTCACACTTCAATTACTGACCTTACTCGTCGGCTTGTTTCAGAAGCGCTTTCGAAAAATTATGTCACATCTGGACCTCATACTAGAACACTCGAGAAGGAGCTTGCTACTATTCTAGGAGTTCCTACGTGTCTTTATACGAATAGTGGTACATCCGCGTTATCGATTGCTCTTTTTGCAAGTGGTGTTAAGAGCGACTCCTTAGTGGCAACATCTGGCATCGGCTGGGTTGCAACGCCACAAGCAATACAACTCACTGGAGCTAAGCCACATATTTTTGACGTTCTGGAAGACCTACCGATCCTGGATTGTTCCAAAATTATTCAAAAATACGATGTATTACTGCCGGTCAACTATAACGGTCGTCATCCTAACCTTTCTCCATATATCGATAAATATCCGAATACAGTTGTTATAGAGGATTCGTGTAAAAGTCTTTTCTCAACATCCCCGATTACAAATCGCCCTTCTGGTACATCAGGATCTTTTGGCTGCTATTCACTGGGTATGATTTCCGCCTTGCCTGGTGCTTATGGAGGCATTGTAGTTTCTAATCGACCAGATGACTACGACAAGCTCTCTGTTATTAAGTGGCATGGCGTTCGATATGTAGATGGTATAGAGCAGTATCATTCGCGCTCGTACAATTTTAAATCTAGTAACCTCCACGCCGCATTTGCACTAGGAATGCTAGATAGTTATCAGGAGCGTCTTGCACGTTTAAGATCAATCTATCAAATGTACTTAGTTGGGCTTAATGGGCTTGAAAATGTTCGTCTATTACCCTCCGATCTATCCGCTGGCGAAGTCCCCTTGCTCATCGATCTCTTTACGCCCTTCCGTAGTAAATATATAGCTGCACTCAATGCTTCTGGTATACCAACTTGTAACTACCACAATTCTTTATCTCATTTACCTGATGTCCATGCTCCTCACCTTGTGAATAGTGAACTTTTTGCTAATGGAGTATTTCATCCACCTTGCGGACCTGACCAAGATCTTTCCACTATTGAACAAGCTATCTCAATAATTCGTTCACTAGGCTAG
- a CDS encoding TIGR04372 family glycosyltransferase, which yields MCLLFYYLRACIRGSLQFSGLTLVFYYIPSCLPNQLLFDLILSYSQNSPIKLDQLSFDSPHLTYNSCYDHELEIWPTVSNGIPSSILARDYFQIPGIETDLFNADSFLPYDPALLEEAEQLFRPHLKADWFAGLHFRTAVDGRSLRNTSIQSINQVVNHILSSGGQPFLVSYRDNLVRSLGGLVTCLPDLATSRREYELLQLYIWVRSTFFCGSQSGGTLPPSLFGTPILWLDFHPSAHVTWLNTNDVYVPRSIYSLELRRFLTHEESISPVHKFCQSECPRIAFSHGYKVSAACPRSITKAFNTISQPDYRNQHHRCVRYF from the coding sequence ATGTGCCTCCTGTTTTACTATCTTAGGGCTTGTATTCGTGGATCTCTTCAGTTTTCTGGCCTTACACTTGTGTTTTACTATATTCCATCCTGCCTGCCTAACCAACTTTTATTTGACCTTATTTTAAGTTACAGTCAAAATTCTCCAATTAAACTTGATCAGCTTTCTTTTGACTCGCCGCACTTAACATATAACTCATGTTATGATCACGAATTGGAAATTTGGCCAACCGTCTCTAACGGAATTCCTTCTTCCATTCTGGCCCGGGATTACTTCCAAATTCCAGGCATTGAGACGGATTTATTTAATGCAGATTCGTTCTTGCCGTACGACCCAGCCTTGCTTGAGGAGGCTGAGCAGCTTTTTCGGCCCCACCTAAAAGCTGATTGGTTTGCTGGATTACACTTTCGAACAGCAGTAGATGGCAGGTCTTTGCGGAATACATCTATCCAAAGCATTAATCAAGTAGTTAATCACATCCTTTCTAGTGGTGGCCAACCCTTTCTAGTGTCATATCGGGATAACCTTGTTCGTTCATTGGGTGGCCTTGTCACATGTCTACCTGATCTTGCTACCTCCAGGCGTGAGTATGAGCTTCTTCAACTATATATTTGGGTTCGTTCTACTTTTTTTTGTGGTAGTCAAAGTGGCGGTACGCTCCCTCCATCACTCTTTGGTACACCAATTCTTTGGCTTGACTTCCATCCTTCGGCTCACGTTACGTGGCTCAACACCAACGATGTCTATGTGCCTCGTTCTATCTACTCACTCGAACTTAGGCGCTTTCTAACCCATGAAGAATCAATCTCGCCTGTTCATAAATTTTGTCAATCAGAGTGCCCACGCATTGCGTTCTCCCACGGTTACAAGGTATCTGCTGCTTGTCCGCGCTCTATCACTAAGGCTTTCAATACTATTTCGCAACCTGATTACCGTAACCAACATCACAGATGCGTTCGCTATTTCTAA
- a CDS encoding transposase family protein, giving the protein MLKSDSAATDLDLISYLKAIPDVRMRRSVRIPAWYLLLVAVLGILSRCQSLRDLERFAIRHHSVLTEALGLELRRPPSDSAFHYFFRQVDVASLCAAICD; this is encoded by the coding sequence GTGCTCAAAAGCGACTCTGCTGCAACCGATCTCGACCTGATCAGCTACCTCAAGGCGATTCCGGATGTACGGATGCGGCGGAGCGTGCGCATTCCGGCCTGGTACCTCCTGTTGGTGGCGGTGCTCGGGATACTGAGCCGCTGCCAGAGCCTGCGGGATCTGGAGCGCTTTGCCATCCGTCATCACAGCGTTCTGACAGAGGCGCTGGGCCTTGAGCTCAGGCGGCCGCCCTCGGATTCAGCCTTCCATTACTTTTTCCGCCAGGTTGACGTCGCTTCTCTGTGCGCCGCTATCTGCGACTAG
- a CDS encoding radical SAM/SPASM domain-containing protein, translating to MKITNLADRTLGLRPNLGPQLPLAQPHVLLIDPSSACNLRCKFCPTGDPKLIKSTGRFQGQMTIKTFENIIENVNNFDTPLSILRLYKEGEPLLNKNLSQFITMAKSANVDRVDTTTNGILLNKGLSEDLIASGIDQINVSLNGLSALHYKKFTQTDINVDKVVEEIKYLCSISGKTVIYVKCIKEHLNMDEQKLFIDLFSGFADKVFFEGLQPNWPQFHFNYIDPVYEAGHYGQQLIPREVCPFIFYMMVVNSDGTVSACVQDWNHSLIIGDINSSSLLGIWNGSSMNELRRNHLSHNRKVHCNCAKCPVLTHGCLDNIDSYAFDLLPMY from the coding sequence ATGAAAATAACTAACCTAGCTGATAGAACATTAGGGCTTCGGCCAAATCTTGGACCACAGCTACCGCTGGCACAGCCTCATGTACTCTTGATCGACCCTTCTAGCGCATGTAATTTGAGATGTAAATTCTGTCCAACTGGCGATCCAAAGCTTATCAAAAGCACAGGTAGATTTCAGGGTCAAATGACCATAAAGACATTTGAGAATATTATTGAAAATGTAAACAACTTCGACACTCCTCTTTCTATATTAAGATTATACAAAGAAGGCGAGCCTCTTCTTAATAAGAATTTATCTCAATTCATAACTATGGCTAAATCAGCCAACGTAGACCGAGTTGATACGACAACTAACGGGATACTACTTAACAAAGGGTTATCCGAGGATCTCATAGCATCTGGAATAGATCAAATAAATGTATCCCTTAACGGATTATCAGCTCTTCACTATAAGAAGTTCACGCAAACAGATATAAATGTTGATAAGGTCGTGGAGGAAATTAAGTACCTCTGCTCCATCAGTGGTAAAACCGTTATATATGTGAAGTGCATCAAGGAACACCTGAATATGGATGAGCAGAAGTTATTTATCGATTTATTTAGTGGTTTTGCTGATAAAGTATTCTTTGAGGGTTTGCAGCCAAACTGGCCTCAATTTCACTTTAATTATATTGACCCAGTTTACGAAGCCGGGCATTATGGTCAACAACTCATTCCAAGAGAAGTCTGTCCTTTCATCTTTTACATGATGGTTGTTAATTCAGATGGAACAGTAAGTGCTTGTGTACAGGACTGGAATCATTCGCTTATAATTGGCGATATTAATTCATCGTCACTTTTAGGGATATGGAATGGTTCGAGCATGAACGAACTAAGGCGCAATCATCTCAGTCATAATCGCAAAGTACATTGTAACTGTGCAAAATGTCCAGTACTAACTCACGGCTGTCTTGACAATATCGACTCATATGCTTTTGATCTGCTGCCAATGTATTGA
- a CDS encoding radical SAM/SPASM domain-containing protein — MTEPTFKPRIDLKNRTKLETVLPLSTPFVIFIDPSDACNFKCSFCPTGDSELMKEVGRPLKQLDWELYVKIIDDLHCFDEKVKVIRLYKDGEPLLNKKLANMVKYAKNSGYCDRVDTTTNASLLTADVGIELAEAGLDRINISIEGMNEEQYMKFSGYRLTKFQDIVDNVSSFYKYKENCEVIVKINGDGLNDYQKKEFIDTFGPIADGIWIESVMSCWPEFELRNGVTTNQDRGIYGQAIKEVSTCPYPFYSFSINPEGTVSLCFLDWGRKLLIGDVRKQSVKEIWNSDQMKQYRLMFLRGERKAHPVCGGCGQMTHGMPDDIDSYTSDLLLKYENN, encoded by the coding sequence ATGACTGAGCCAACCTTTAAGCCTAGAATTGATCTGAAAAATAGGACAAAGCTTGAAACTGTATTGCCATTATCAACTCCCTTTGTAATTTTTATTGATCCAAGCGATGCTTGTAACTTTAAGTGCAGCTTCTGCCCGACAGGAGATAGCGAATTGATGAAGGAAGTGGGACGACCTCTTAAGCAACTAGATTGGGAGCTATATGTTAAAATAATAGATGATTTACATTGCTTTGACGAAAAGGTAAAAGTTATAAGATTATACAAAGATGGAGAACCACTCCTCAACAAAAAACTTGCCAATATGGTCAAATACGCCAAAAATTCTGGATACTGCGATCGAGTTGACACAACCACAAATGCGTCTCTCCTTACAGCGGATGTGGGAATAGAACTCGCTGAAGCAGGCCTTGATCGAATTAATATTTCAATCGAGGGTATGAACGAAGAGCAGTATATGAAGTTTTCGGGATATCGCCTAACAAAGTTCCAAGACATCGTCGACAATGTTAGTAGTTTTTACAAATACAAAGAAAACTGCGAGGTAATTGTTAAAATCAACGGCGATGGGCTTAATGACTACCAGAAGAAAGAGTTTATAGATACTTTTGGACCAATAGCAGATGGAATCTGGATTGAGAGTGTTATGTCATGCTGGCCCGAGTTTGAACTTAGAAACGGTGTAACTACGAATCAAGACAGAGGTATTTATGGGCAGGCCATTAAAGAAGTTTCAACATGCCCTTACCCATTTTACTCGTTCTCAATAAATCCTGAAGGAACCGTAAGTCTCTGTTTTCTAGACTGGGGCAGAAAGCTGCTAATTGGGGATGTAAGAAAACAATCTGTTAAAGAAATCTGGAATAGTGACCAGATGAAACAATACCGCCTAATGTTTCTAAGAGGTGAGCGAAAAGCACATCCAGTATGTGGCGGCTGTGGACAAATGACACATGGCATGCCTGATGATATTGACTCCTACACGTCAGATCTGCTTTTAAAATATGAAAATAACTAA